In one Streptomyces sp. NBC_01288 genomic region, the following are encoded:
- a CDS encoding aromatic ring-hydroxylating oxygenase subunit alpha gives MPHFTKPEAGSWTENYPELGTSPVNYEDSIDPAYYEAEKEAIFKKTWLNVGRVEQVPKVGSYFTKELAVADTSLVIVRGKDKEIRAFHNVCRHRGNKLVWNDFPGEEVKGTCRQFTCKYHAWRYSLDGDLTFVQQEKEFFDLDKADYGLKLVRCEVWEGFVFVNLDPEAQPLKEYLGEFAKGLEGYPFHEMTEVFTYKAEIGSNWKLFIDAFAEFYHAPVLHMKQAVKDEADKLFNVGYEALHYEIHSPHSMISSWGGMSPPKDLTIVKPIERVLRSGLFGPWEAPDIEGLENLPTGLNPGRHRAWGNDSFEFFPNMTLLIWKPGWYLTYHYWPTAVDKHIFEANLYFVPAKTARERLKQELAAVTFKEYALQDGNTLEATQTMLKSRVVTEFPLCDQELLLRHLHKTVADYVKEHTDAAQ, from the coding sequence ATGCCACACTTCACCAAGCCCGAGGCCGGGAGCTGGACCGAGAACTACCCCGAGCTGGGCACCAGCCCGGTGAACTACGAGGACTCCATCGACCCCGCGTACTACGAGGCCGAGAAGGAAGCGATCTTCAAGAAGACCTGGCTGAACGTCGGCCGGGTCGAGCAAGTGCCCAAGGTCGGCAGCTACTTCACGAAGGAGCTGGCCGTCGCCGACACCTCACTGGTGATCGTGCGGGGCAAGGACAAGGAGATCCGCGCCTTCCACAACGTCTGCCGCCACCGCGGCAACAAGCTCGTGTGGAACGACTTCCCGGGCGAGGAGGTCAAGGGCACCTGCCGCCAGTTCACCTGCAAGTACCACGCCTGGCGCTACAGCCTCGACGGCGATCTGACCTTCGTCCAGCAGGAGAAGGAGTTCTTCGACCTGGACAAGGCGGACTACGGCCTCAAGCTGGTCCGCTGCGAGGTCTGGGAGGGGTTCGTCTTCGTCAACCTCGACCCCGAAGCCCAGCCGCTCAAGGAGTACTTGGGCGAGTTCGCGAAGGGCCTGGAGGGCTATCCCTTCCACGAGATGACCGAGGTCTTCACGTACAAGGCCGAGATCGGCAGCAACTGGAAGCTGTTCATCGACGCGTTCGCGGAGTTCTACCACGCGCCCGTCCTGCACATGAAGCAGGCCGTCAAGGACGAGGCCGACAAGCTCTTCAACGTCGGGTACGAGGCGCTGCACTACGAGATCCACTCCCCGCACTCGATGATCTCCTCCTGGGGAGGCATGTCCCCGCCCAAGGACCTGACCATCGTCAAGCCCATCGAACGCGTCCTGCGCAGCGGCCTGTTCGGGCCGTGGGAGGCGCCCGACATCGAGGGCCTGGAAAACCTGCCGACGGGCCTCAACCCGGGCCGGCACCGCGCCTGGGGCAACGACTCCTTCGAGTTCTTCCCCAACATGACCCTGCTGATCTGGAAGCCCGGCTGGTACCTGACGTACCACTACTGGCCGACGGCGGTGGACAAGCACATCTTCGAGGCCAACCTGTACTTCGTGCCCGCCAAGACGGCACGCGAGCGGCTGAAGCAGGAGCTGGCGGCGGTGACGTTCAAGGAGTACGCGCTCCAGGACGGCAACACGCTGGAGGCCACCCAGACGATGCTCAAGAGCCGGGTCGTCACCGAATTCCCGCTCTGCGACCAGGAGTTGCTGCTCCGCCATCTGCACAAGACGGTCGCCGACTACGTCAAGGAGCACACCGATGCTGCCCAGTGA
- a CDS encoding carboxymuconolactone decarboxylase family protein encodes MSEQSEHGQNHGPGETATERSGHGEHGLHHGTAADTAAENDVRIAPVPYDDWDHELFSVINHPRKLPQANVLGIFQRHPALARAFLTFNMHLNTTTLPVRVRELAVLRVAWRRGSRYEWASHVLIARKAGVTEAEIDEVRTGADTLLNRAVDELDTDSGLSDATYAALAADLDEHQLMDLVFTIGAYTMLTMALNTFGVELDPVISEENFSFPKREWYSHKREG; translated from the coding sequence GTGAGCGAGCAGAGCGAGCACGGCCAGAACCACGGCCCCGGCGAGACGGCCACCGAGCGCAGCGGGCACGGAGAGCACGGCTTGCACCACGGCACCGCCGCCGACACCGCCGCCGAGAACGACGTTCGCATCGCCCCGGTGCCGTACGACGACTGGGACCACGAGCTGTTCTCGGTCATCAACCATCCCCGGAAGCTGCCGCAGGCCAACGTCCTGGGGATCTTCCAGCGTCATCCGGCCCTGGCCCGGGCGTTCCTGACGTTCAACATGCACCTCAACACCACGACCCTGCCGGTGCGCGTCCGTGAGCTGGCCGTCCTGCGGGTGGCCTGGCGGCGGGGCAGCAGGTACGAGTGGGCGAGCCATGTCCTGATCGCCCGGAAGGCCGGGGTGACCGAGGCCGAGATCGACGAAGTCCGCACGGGGGCCGACACGTTGCTCAACCGGGCGGTGGACGAACTGGACACCGACTCGGGCCTGTCGGACGCGACCTACGCCGCGCTCGCCGCCGACCTGGACGAACACCAGCTGATGGACCTGGTGTTCACGATCGGCGCCTACACGATGCTCACGATGGCCCTCAACACCTTCGGCGTGGAACTCGACCCAGTGATCTCGGAAGAGAACTTCAGTTTCCCAAAACGAGAATGGTATTCTCACAAACGAGAGGGGTGA
- a CDS encoding metal-dependent hydrolase family protein: protein MLTLKAARVLHVETGEFESPGLITVEGDRITHTGEGSGEGSGENEVLDLGDVTLLPGLMDMEVNLLMGGRGETLAFSPVQDDPPLRMLRAVGNARRTLRAGFTTVRNLGLFVKTGGYLLDVALAKAIDAGWIDGPRIVPAGHAITPTGGHLDPTMFAAYAPGIMPLSLEEGIANGVDEVRKAVRYQIKHGARLIKVCASGGVMSHTGTPGAQHYSDEELRAIVDEAHRRGLKVAAHTHGADAVRSAVEAGIDCIEHGFLLDDDTIALMAERGTFLVPTTALIDGMDMSHAAPELKEKAAEIFPRAKTVVARAGKAGVRMALGTDAPAIPHGRGAQELIALVDRGMTPLEALRAATVNAAELIDADDRGRIAEGLLADLIAVPGNPLEDVSVMADVRFVMKGGKVFRDERR from the coding sequence GTGCTCACGCTCAAAGCGGCGCGTGTACTGCACGTGGAGACGGGCGAGTTCGAGTCGCCGGGCCTGATCACGGTCGAGGGCGACCGCATCACGCACACCGGCGAGGGGTCCGGTGAGGGGTCCGGTGAGAACGAGGTTCTCGACCTCGGCGACGTGACTCTCCTGCCCGGTCTCATGGACATGGAGGTCAACCTCCTGATGGGCGGCCGGGGAGAGACGCTCGCGTTCTCCCCCGTCCAGGACGATCCCCCGCTGCGGATGCTCCGCGCGGTGGGCAACGCCCGGCGGACCCTGCGCGCGGGGTTCACCACGGTCCGTAACCTCGGCCTGTTCGTGAAGACGGGCGGCTATCTGCTGGACGTCGCGCTGGCCAAGGCCATCGACGCCGGCTGGATCGACGGCCCGCGCATCGTGCCCGCCGGACACGCCATCACCCCCACCGGCGGCCATCTCGACCCCACGATGTTCGCCGCGTACGCCCCCGGAATCATGCCTCTCTCCTTGGAAGAGGGCATTGCCAACGGTGTCGACGAGGTGCGGAAGGCCGTCCGCTACCAGATCAAGCACGGGGCACGGCTGATCAAGGTCTGCGCGTCCGGGGGCGTCATGTCCCACACCGGCACCCCCGGCGCGCAGCACTACTCCGACGAGGAACTGCGCGCCATCGTCGACGAGGCCCACCGGCGCGGACTGAAGGTGGCGGCCCACACCCATGGGGCCGACGCCGTCCGGTCCGCGGTGGAGGCGGGCATCGACTGCATCGAGCACGGCTTCCTGCTCGACGACGACACCATCGCGCTGATGGCGGAGAGGGGCACTTTCCTGGTGCCGACCACCGCTCTCATCGACGGGATGGACATGTCCCATGCCGCGCCCGAGCTGAAGGAGAAGGCCGCCGAGATCTTCCCCCGGGCGAAGACGGTGGTGGCCAGGGCCGGCAAGGCGGGTGTCCGGATGGCGCTGGGCACGGACGCACCGGCGATCCCGCACGGTCGCGGCGCCCAGGAGCTGATCGCCCTGGTCGACCGAGGGATGACTCCCCTGGAGGCGCTCCGGGCGGCGACCGTCAACGCGGCGGAGCTGATCGACGCCGACGACCGGGGCCGTATAGCGGAGGGCCTGCTCGCCGATCTGATCGCGGTGCCGGGCAATCCGCTGGAGGACGTCTCCGTGATGGCGGACGTCCGGTTCGTGATGAAGGGCGGGAAGGTGTTCCGCGACGAACGCCGCTGA
- a CDS encoding SDR family oxidoreductase, whose protein sequence is MRFQDKVAIVTGAGQGIGEDYARALAAEGARVVVADINEEQGQRVAKELDSALFVKVDVGDPASADALAAATVAEFGRIDYLINNAAIYHSMRREGLTTVDLDYLNRFIQVNLMGALYVTRAVVPHLTEGAAIVNQSSAAAYMASGYYGLAKIGINHLTASLAAELGGRGIRVNGIAPGPTDTEATATVVPVEFQERMTQALALKRMGTPGDLTPTVLFLLSDDAGWLTGQTISVDGGQVVRL, encoded by the coding sequence ATGCGGTTCCAGGACAAGGTGGCGATCGTCACCGGAGCGGGACAGGGAATCGGCGAGGACTACGCCCGGGCGCTGGCCGCCGAGGGAGCACGGGTCGTGGTCGCCGACATCAACGAGGAGCAGGGACAGCGGGTCGCCAAGGAACTGGACTCCGCGCTCTTCGTCAAGGTCGACGTCGGAGACCCCGCCTCGGCCGACGCGCTGGCCGCGGCCACCGTCGCCGAGTTCGGCCGCATCGACTACCTGATCAACAACGCCGCGATCTACCACAGCATGCGGCGCGAGGGCCTGACCACCGTCGACCTCGACTACCTCAACCGCTTCATCCAGGTGAACCTGATGGGCGCCCTGTACGTCACGCGGGCCGTCGTCCCGCACCTGACCGAGGGCGCCGCGATCGTCAACCAGTCGTCCGCCGCCGCCTACATGGCGAGCGGCTACTACGGCCTGGCCAAGATCGGCATCAACCACCTCACCGCGTCCCTCGCCGCCGAACTCGGCGGCCGGGGCATCCGCGTCAACGGCATCGCCCCCGGCCCCACCGACACCGAGGCCACGGCCACCGTCGTACCGGTCGAGTTCCAGGAGCGGATGACCCAGGCCCTGGCCCTCAAACGGATGGGCACGCCCGGCGACCTGACCCCCACCGTGCTGTTCCTGCTCTCCGACGACGCGGGCTGGCTCACCGGCCAGACCATCAGCGTGGACGGCGGACAGGTGGTGCGGCTGTGA
- a CDS encoding SDR family NAD(P)-dependent oxidoreductase, translated as MRTALVTGGGSGIGQAIAQRLEADGLQVATLDLNPSDRGFSRKADVSDRAQVDEALTEIREQLGPVTVLVNAAGMEGYKRFANLTFEAWQRVIDVNLHGVFHCVQAVLPDMVEAGWGRIVNISSSSAQSGQPFMTHYVAAKSAVNGLTKALALELGPQGITVNAVPPGFIDTPMLRRSEERQLLGGTVEEHIQRTPVRRVGRPEDIAAACAFLASEEAGYITGQILGVNGGRNT; from the coding sequence GTGAGGACAGCGCTCGTCACAGGCGGCGGCTCCGGCATCGGACAGGCCATCGCACAGCGCCTGGAGGCCGACGGTCTCCAGGTCGCCACCCTCGACCTCAACCCGTCCGACAGGGGCTTCTCCCGGAAGGCCGACGTCTCCGACCGGGCCCAGGTGGACGAGGCACTGACCGAGATCCGGGAGCAGCTCGGCCCGGTCACGGTCCTGGTCAACGCGGCCGGGATGGAGGGCTACAAGCGCTTCGCCAACCTCACCTTCGAGGCCTGGCAGCGGGTCATCGACGTCAACCTCCACGGCGTCTTCCACTGCGTCCAGGCGGTTCTGCCGGACATGGTGGAGGCCGGCTGGGGCCGGATAGTCAACATCTCCTCGTCCAGCGCGCAGTCCGGCCAGCCGTTCATGACGCACTACGTGGCCGCCAAGTCGGCGGTCAACGGGCTGACCAAGGCGCTGGCCCTGGAGCTGGGTCCGCAGGGCATCACCGTCAACGCGGTGCCGCCCGGCTTCATCGACACGCCGATGCTGCGCCGCTCGGAGGAGCGCCAACTCCTCGGCGGGACGGTCGAGGAGCACATCCAGCGCACTCCGGTACGGCGGGTCGGCCGCCCGGAGGACATCGCCGCGGCCTGCGCCTTCCTCGCCTCCGAGGAGGCCGGCTACATCACCGGCCAGATCCTGGGCGTCAACGGCGGGCGGAACACGTGA
- a CDS encoding aldehyde dehydrogenase family protein, giving the protein MTRLLIDGQLVDGERTFPSLNPATGEVYGHAPDATTAQAEAAVAAARTAFDTTAWSTDVQLRIRCLDQLHQALTDHVEELRELTIAEVGAPRMLTYGPQLDDPVKLVRYYADLLRKYPLTEELGESESRGQRHRRWVEKEAAGVVAAIIAYNYPNQLALAKLAPALAAGCTVVLKGAPDTPLTTLFLGQLIAEHTDIPPGVVNVLTSSGADVGETLTTHPDVDMITFTGSTATGRRIMEAASRTVKKVFLELGGKSAMIILDDADLATAAMFAAGTICSHSGQGCALTSRLLVPRERHDEIVAMVAAGLARIPLGDPADPKTFAGPLISERQREKVDGMVERAVAAGANLVVGGEKIDPGFFYKPTLLSNVDPDSEIAQDEVFGPVLVVIPYDDDDDAVRIANNSIFGLSGGIQSADDERAIALARRIRTGTFSINGGNYFAADVPFGGYKQSGIGRESGVAGLEEFLEYKAFAVVVRS; this is encoded by the coding sequence GTGACCCGCCTGCTCATCGACGGCCAACTCGTCGACGGGGAGCGGACGTTCCCCTCCCTCAACCCCGCGACCGGCGAGGTGTACGGCCACGCGCCCGACGCCACGACCGCCCAGGCCGAGGCCGCCGTAGCCGCCGCGCGCACGGCCTTCGACACCACCGCCTGGTCGACGGACGTACAACTGCGCATCCGCTGTCTGGACCAGCTGCACCAGGCGCTCACCGACCATGTCGAGGAGCTGCGCGAGCTGACGATCGCCGAGGTCGGCGCGCCTCGCATGCTCACCTACGGCCCCCAACTCGACGATCCCGTCAAGCTGGTGCGCTACTACGCGGACCTGCTGCGCAAGTACCCGCTGACCGAGGAACTCGGCGAGTCCGAGAGCCGCGGCCAGCGTCACCGGCGCTGGGTGGAAAAGGAGGCCGCCGGGGTCGTCGCGGCGATCATCGCCTACAACTACCCCAACCAACTCGCCCTGGCCAAGCTCGCCCCCGCGCTCGCGGCCGGCTGCACGGTCGTCCTCAAGGGCGCCCCGGACACCCCGCTGACCACCCTGTTCCTCGGCCAACTCATCGCCGAGCACACGGACATACCGCCCGGCGTGGTCAACGTCCTCACGTCCTCCGGTGCCGATGTCGGCGAGACGCTCACCACGCATCCCGACGTCGACATGATCACGTTCACCGGGTCCACCGCGACCGGCCGCCGCATCATGGAGGCGGCGAGCCGTACGGTGAAGAAGGTCTTCCTGGAACTCGGCGGCAAGTCCGCCATGATCATCCTCGACGACGCCGACCTCGCCACCGCCGCCATGTTCGCGGCCGGCACCATCTGCTCCCACTCCGGGCAGGGTTGCGCGCTCACCTCACGGCTGCTCGTGCCCAGGGAGCGCCACGACGAGATCGTCGCCATGGTGGCGGCGGGCCTCGCCCGTATCCCGCTCGGCGACCCGGCCGACCCGAAGACCTTCGCGGGCCCGCTCATCAGCGAGCGCCAGCGCGAGAAGGTCGACGGCATGGTCGAGAGGGCCGTAGCCGCCGGTGCGAACCTCGTTGTCGGAGGCGAGAAGATCGATCCCGGCTTCTTCTACAAGCCGACGCTCCTCAGCAACGTCGACCCGGACAGCGAGATCGCCCAGGACGAGGTCTTCGGCCCGGTCCTCGTGGTGATTCCGTACGACGACGATGACGACGCCGTCCGCATCGCCAACAACTCCATCTTCGGCCTCTCCGGCGGCATCCAGAGCGCCGACGACGAGCGGGCCATCGCGCTCGCCCGCCGTATCCGTACCGGCACCTTCAGCATCAACGGCGGCAACTACTTCGCCGCGGACGTGCCGTTCGGCGGCTACAAGCAGTCGGGCATCGGCCGCGAGAGCGGTGTGGCCGGCCTTGAGGAGTTCCTGGAGTACAAGGCGTTCGCGGTCGTGGTCCGGTCATGA